Sequence from the Meriones unguiculatus strain TT.TT164.6M chromosome 5, Bangor_MerUng_6.1, whole genome shotgun sequence genome:
gttttctcttttctcctcagatttttggtacttcaaatacacacacatacaatgaataaagccagcatactccacactaacacaaacattaaaatcaccttgttctctgaaatgagtgttgggatctcagccaacagcatccTTTTCGTCTTCCATCTCTGTATGCTCATTGGTGCGCACAGGCCTAAGCTCATTGATCTCGCCATTGGTTTCTTGGCCCTGACCCAACTACTGATGCTGCTAACTATGGGACTCATAGCTGCAGACACGTTTATGTCTCAGGGGAGGTGGGACCCCACCACATGCCAATCCCTTATCTATCTGCACAGGTTCTTGAGGGGCCTCTCCCtttgtgctgcctgtctgctgaatgtcctctggaccatcatcctcagccctagaagctgctgcttagacaagtttaaacataaatttcCCCATGACATCTCCTGCgccctttttctttgtgttctctacatgtcttttagcagttacctcCTGGTATCAATAAGTGCCATCCCCAATTCGACCTcagataattttatgtatgttactCAGTCTTGCTCACTTCTCACACTGAGTTACTCCAGACAAAACACATTTTCCACACTGGTGGTCTTCAGGAAAGCCTTTCTTATAAGTCTCATGGTGTTCTCCAGCGGGTACATGGTGACTCTTTTATACAGACACATGAAGCAGGCCctgcatcttcacagcaccaaactttctccaaaagcatccccagagCGAAGGGCCACccggaccatcctgctgctcatgagcttctttgtggTTCTCTACATTTTGGACAGTGTTATCTTCCACACaagaatgaagttcaaagatgGCTCTCTGTTTTACTGTATCCAGATTCTTGTGTCCCatggctatgccacagtcagtcctcttgtgtttatttgcactgaaaagcatataactaaatttttaaggTCACTGTGGGACAGGAAATTAAATATCTGATTAATCAATGATGGGTAAAATTGTACACTCCTTAATACAATCCAATATGTTGCCATCATATCATGACATAGTAGGAACATTCTGTGGCTTAAACTGATATGTGAAAACATCCTTTTAACATTCCATCTGTTTACTCTGTGTGTGGATGGCAagtatataaaacaatattaaactgCATTCCCACTCAGATATCACATGAAGTTTATCTTTCTCAATGGGTTTTCAAAGGAGGTCTGTGAAATGGCTCTCATCTGTCTTTTTTagcacattactttttatttatttatttatttatttatttatttattttggaatttgtggcagggtttctccatgtagccctggctatcctgggcttgctttgtagatcaggctgacctcatactcacagagatctacctgcttctgcctccctgagtgccgggatcaaaggcatgtgccatcatgcccagattacttttaatttttttaaaaaatgatttaacttttaactgtgtgtgtatgtttttgtgtctgtgcttgtgtctgtgtgtgtgtgtgtttgtgtgtgtgtatgtgtgtgtgtgtgtgtgtgtgtgtgtatgtgagtgcaggtcatcctggaggccagaaatgtCAATTACTCTTAGAGctagacttataggcagttgtgtgCCACCCAAGGGTGAGTGGTGATgattgaacttgagtcttttagaaaacagtttgcatatgtgctgagccatctctctggcacagcccattactttaaatatgacattttcaataaatcaATGCCTCAGttgtttatatttggaaaaatatacaaggaaacactgttttgagaataaattatcacaggatgcagaacacacacacacacacacatacacagagccaAAATGATATGCAGAGAAGCATCCTGTCATTTGCATAATGGTGCTCCTATGGCCTGATTTAAAACAGTCAAAGTAGAAACAGCCACTGTCTAGAAGTGTCAGGATGTGGGATCAGGTCATGGCCTCCCCTTGTTAAGGAATGCTAGTCAGAACATGAAGAACACCTCGAATGTCTGCGATGCCAGTCAGACACACTGCACAATCTTGATGAGTTGCTTATGAAAGATGGAGCTTAGATGTGTCAAAGGAATAGAGACCATAGACAAAGTGCTTTATCTGGGCTCAAAAAATCCAAATTTAAATAGGAAACTAGTCACAGATAGTTACTCAGCTGCACTATTGATATACTCCAGGGACCTGAGGGCTTGCAGCATGCCTGCTTAATTGAGACTAATCAGATACCTGCCCAGAGCACACTTCATGTAAGAGAACACGGACTCAGTCACACAAGTCACACAGTTGagcacactcacaggaagacttCACACAGCTGAACCCACTCACAGGCATACTTTACAGTGCAGAACACACACTTAGAGACTTACTTCCCACAGTAAAACTGTTATCTGTCACTCAGTGTGAGGATATGTCACAAGCATGGACCCCACTCACACCCAGAATCGAGTAATTTCAGTGTTGACACTTACATATAATCTAAAGAAATAACTGAAAACTGGTTAGTGGAAAAAGAAAGATCAGAGAAGATCTGTTCCATGTTCTGTCTACACTCTGAGTGAGACCTAGAGCCTCAGACAGGAtgtaaattaacaaaaagaatgGAATTTAACTAGGTAACATGAGAGAACATTTCACACACCAAGGACATGGAGGagaagaaataaaccacacaactGTAAGTTGTATAAACCCACGAGCAGACATTTGCCTGGTGGCTCAAGTCTATAACCATGAAATCAAAACAGgaggatagtgagttcaaggccagcctgagctacaggatgagtccagactagcacataacagtcacaaagcaaaaataattataagaataaaatattattttaaaatccaatATAAGATGGGTGGTGGAGGCGCAAGCatttaatcatagcactcagatggcagaaacaggagattctctgagttcaaggtcagcctagacttTAAATCAGGTTCCAGGGCaactagggctacacaaagaaacgctgactcagaaaaaaattccaaattaaacaaaaggaaatgtgcACAGGAAAGGATTAATCTTACTTCTTCACAGTGGGTGAAGAGCATAAACGAATGTGCTGATCCCATGGTAAAGGTGAGCTGTATGATGGTGGCAAAATCAAGCCCATGGATTCATAAACACAGGGTGGACAGGTACTGCTCAGCCCTGACATAAACCATGCTCTGCACACATTTTCTCAATATGAGGAGATGGGCAGGCTGAGTCCATGTTGTAGAGGAGGaaactttttctcctccctggatGTAGTGCACCCTCAGTGCCACAGTCACCCAGCATGCACTAGGTCTGCAGAAGGTTTGCTTCTTTCCATTGCactctttatttctgtttgtcaGGCTAGAcaatttgagatatcttagctgacattcttgtagtatctcttttagtaaacattcttgtcttattctgcatcatcattaatcacccagtTAAATTTTGTGAACTattttgctgacacattttcccttcctgccttctccctataaagttgtgtgaaatttttcaaataagtgAGAGCTGGATCAGATTGTACACTTGCTTTCCCTCTTTGTGTCTCTTTCCCAACACATTCTTTTCACCCCTTCTTAGGATCGCATTGAACTACTACTGGACGGGACATACTTGGCGCCCAACATGGGGTTGAGGCACGGGAATCAAATTGAATGTCCTTCTTTGTGTACCCACACTCCTACATAGGATCTG
This genomic interval carries:
- the LOC132654065 gene encoding vomeronasal type-1 receptor 44-like, encoding MNKASILHTNTNIKITLFSEMSVGISANSILFVFHLCMLIGAHRPKLIDLAIGFLALTQLLMLLTMGLIAADTFMSQGRWDPTTCQSLIYLHRFLRGLSLCAACLLNVLWTIILSPRSCCLDKFKHKFPHDISCALFLCVLYMSFSSYLLVSISAIPNSTSDNFMYVTQSCSLLTLSYSRQNTFSTLVVFRKAFLISLMVFSSGYMVTLLYRHMKQALHLHSTKLSPKASPERRATRTILLLMSFFVVLYILDSVIFHTRMKFKDGSLFYCIQILVSHGYATVSPLVFICTEKHITKFLRSLWDRKLNI